The stretch of DNA CACGTGTTCGCTCCATCGGTCGGATCGTTCGTCTTGACGAACAGCGTACCGGGGACCCATGCTCGACCGCCATGACCCAGGACGCGCCCGTCGAGGTGCCCGACGAGCCCGCCGGCCACCCGCTGCGCGGCGCCGTCCGGACGCTCGGCCGGGCGCAGGTGCGCGACATCCTGCTGCTCTGCGTGGCGGACGGCCTGGTCGGCGCCTCGTTCGGCGCGATCACCGTCGCCGCCGGCATGCCGTGGTGGTACCCGACCCTGCTGTCGGTGGTGGTGTTCGCCGGAGCCGGGCAGTTCCTGGTGGTCGGCGTGCTGGCCGCCGGCGGCAGCCCGGTCGCCGCGGCGGCGGCCGCGATCCTGGTCAACGCACGGCACATCCCGTTCGGGTTCGCGGTGCGCGACGCCGTCGGGTCCGGACTGCTGCGCCGGCTGGTCGGCACGCACGTGATGATCGACGAGTCGGTCGCCTGGGCCCTCGCCCAGCCGACCCCAGCCCGGCGGCGGGCGGCGTTCTGGCTGTGCGGGTCGCTGCTGTTCGTGTTCTGGAACGTCGGCGTCGGGCTCGGCGCCCTGGGCGGCAGCGCGCTGACCGACACCTCGGCCCTCGGCCTCGACGCGGCGTTCCCGGCGGTGCTGCTGGCGCTGGTGATGCCGTCGCTGCGGCAGCGGCGCACGCGGCGGGCGGCCGTGGTGGGCGCCGGTGTCGCTGTGGCGAGCACGCCGCTGCTGCCGGCGGGGCTGCCGGTGCTGCTGGCGCTCGCAGGGCTGGCGGCGCGGGGACGGGCGAGGACCGCGGGACTCGATGCGGCGGGGCGGCCGACGACGGAGACCACGACGGACGGACCCGCGACCGCGGGGCCGACGGCGCCGGGTTCCGCGGCCGACGACGATGCCCTGGGAGGCTCGTCGTGATCGCGCACGGGACGCTGATCGGCGTCGCGGTGGCCGTCGGCGCCGCGACCTACGCGTTCCGAGCGGCGGGGCCGTGGCTCGGCGAGCGCCTGCGGATCCCGGAGGCGGTGGAGCAGCTGATGGCCGACTCGGCGGTGGTGCTGCTCACGGCGCTCGTCGTCGTCGCGACGTTCTTCGACGGGCACGCCTTCGCCGGGCCGTCCCGGGTGATCGGCGTGGCGGTCGGCGCCGTGCTGGCGTGGCGGCGGGCGTCCTTCGTCCTGGTCGTCGTCGCGGCCGCCGGCACCACCGCCGTGCTGCGGCTGCTCGGCATGCCCTGACCTGAAGACCTGCGATCGGGACCAAGCGCTCGCGAGGCGTGTGGGTGGTCCGGCATAGCGTGCGAGGCGTGATGGTGCTCGACGACGGCACGCTGGCGTTCTCGGCGTCCGACCTCTCGGCGGCGGCGGCGTGCGAGTTCGCAGTGCTGCGGACCCTCGACGGGCTGCTGGGGCGAGGGGCCCCGGTGCGCGCCGCGGCCGACGTGATGCTCGAGCGGGTGGCCCGGCTGGGCGGGGAGCACGAGCAGCGGGTGCTGCGGTCGCTGGTGCGGGAGCACGGCGTCTGGTCACCTGGCGGGTCGGGCGGGGTCGCGCAGCTAGCGCGACCGGAGCGCTACGACGTGCGCGACGCGCTCGTCGCCGGCCACGCCCGCACGGTGGAGCTGCTCCGGGACGGCCCGGACGTGCTGTACCAGGCGGGGTTCTTCGACGGGAGGTTCGTCGGCTGGGCCGACTTCCTGGTGCGGACGGCCGACGGCTGGCAGGTGGTGGACGCCAAGCTCGCGCGCAACGCCGCCGTGGTGGCCGTCCTGCAGCTGGCGGCCTACGCCGACCAGCTCGAGCGGTCCGGTATGCCGCTGGCGCCGACCGTGCGGCTGGTGCTCGGGGACGGCTCGTCGACCGAGCACCGGCTGGCGGACGTGGTGCCGGTGTACCGGCAGCGGCGGGCTCGGCTGCAGGCGCTGCTCGACGGTCACCGGCTCGGCGACCGGCCGGTGATGTGGGGCGACGAACGGTTCCACGCGTGCGGACGGTGCGACGTGTGCGCGCCGGAGGCCGCTGCGGCACGGGACCTGCTGCTGGTGGCCGGGGTGTTCGCCGGTCAGCGGGAGAAGCTGCGGGCTGCCGGCGTCCGGACCATCGACGAGCTGGCGGCCGGCGACGGGCCCGTGCCCGGCATGTCCGACGGCAGCGTGCGTCGGCTGCGGCTGCAGGCGCGGCTGCAGGTGGCGCAGGAGCACGGGACGGTGGGCACCGGCCTGCCGGAGGGTGCCGGGCTGGAGCGCGGCATCGCCGTCACGCTGGCCGACGCGGACGCGGTCGCGGCGACGCTGCCGCCGCCGGACCCCGGCGACATCTTCTTCGACTTCGAGGGCGACCCCCTCTGGTACGACGCGGCGGCCGCCGGCTCGGACGCGTGGGGCCTGGAGTACCTGTTCGGCGTCGTGGAGCTGCCGTCCGAGCCCGGGGCCGAGCCGGTGTTCCGACCGTTCTGGGCGCACAGCCGTGCCGAGGAGCGGGAGGCGCTGGTCGCGTTCCTGGACTACCTGGGTCGACGGCGCGCCCAGCACCCCGGGATGCACGTCTACCACTACGCGCCCTACGAGCGAGTCGCTCTGCTGCGGCTGGCCGGTCGGCACGGCGTCGGCGAGGCGGTGGTCGACGCGCTGCTGCGCGAGGGCGTGCTGGTGGACCTGTACGCCTCCGTGCGCGCCGGCGTGCGGACGGGGCAGCCGTCGTACTCCCTCAAACAGCTCGAGCCGCTCTACATGCCGGAGCACCGCACGGGCGAGGTGACCACCGCGGCGGCCTCGATCGTCGAGTACGCCGAAGCGGTGGCGGCGCGGGACGCCGGGCGGCTGGACGAGTGGCGGGCGCGGGTCGAGGAGATCGGCCGGTACAACGAGTACGACTGCCTGTCGACACTCGGCCTGCGGGACTGGCTGCTGGCGCACCTCGCGGCCGCGGGGCGGGGACCGGCACGGGCCGTGGTGACCGGGCCCGCCGGCGCCGAGGCGGTGGGCGCGAGGCTGGTGGGGGGCGGCGAAGGCGTCGGAGCCGCGGCGGACGACGAGAAGGCGTCGGCCGATGCAGCGCTGACCGCGCTCGAGCAGCGGCTGATGGACGCCGCCGGGCCGGGGCCCGGCGAGGGTGTCGCGCGCGAACCCGACCGGCAGGCGATCGCCCTGGTCGCAGCGGCGTTGCGGTACCACCGACGGGAGGAGCTGCCGTTCTGGTGGGCGCACTTCGACCGGCTCAGCAGCGAGCCGGCGGACTGGACGGACCGCCGGAACACCTTCGTGGCCGAGGCCGTGGAGGTGCAGCAGCGCTGGATGTCGGTGGGGCGTCAGCTGCCCCGGCGGCGGCTGTCGATGACCGGACGGCTGGAGCCCGGCAGCGAGCTCCGTCCGGGGTCGGCGGTGTACGGGCTGTACGACCCGCCGGCGCCGGTGGGCGCGCACGGGTCCGTGGACGGGTCGCGCGGCTGGCGCACGCAGCTGCTGGTGCTGGAGGTGGCGCCGCAGGACGGGCACGACGTGCTGCTGGTGGAGGAGCGGCTCGGCAAGCAGGAGGCACCGTTCGACGAGCTGCCGATGGCGCTGGTGCCGGCGCCGGGACCGGGGACGGGCCCCTTGCGGGACGCCGTGCGGAGCCTCGCGGAGCAGGTGGCGGACAGTCTGCCCGGGCTGCCCGACGGCGCCGCGACGGATCTCGCCCGCCGGCGGGCTCCCCAGGACCAGGGTCGGCGTGATCTGGTGCTGCCGCGGGCCGAGGGTCCGGACGACCTGCCGAACACCCTGGTCAAGGCGCTGCACCAGCTCGGCTCGTCGTACCTGGCGGTGCAAGGACCGCCCGGCACGGGCAAGACGCACACCGGCGCCCAGGTGATCGCCGACCTGGTCGCCGAGGGCTGGCGGGTCGGTGTGGTGGCGCAGTCCCACGCCGTGGTCGAGAACCTGCTGCGGTGCGTCGCCGCCGCCGGCGTGGACCCGGCCGCGATCGGCAAGCAGCCGTCGACCGAGCAGATGGTGGCGCACGGCGGGCCGGATCCCCAGGCGCCCTGGACGTGGCTGCGCACCGATGCGGCGATCGCCGCGTTCGAGGACGGGCACGGCGGTTCCGGGTGGGTGCTGGGAGGCACCGCGTGGACGTTCACCAACCCGAACCGCTTGCCGGACGAGCCCCTCGACCTGCTGGTGGTGGACGAGGCGGGCCAGTTCAGCCTGGCGAACACGTTCGCGGTGGCCGGTGCGGCGCGGCGCCTGCTGCTGCTCGGGGACCCGCAGCAGCTGCCGCAGGTCAGCCAGGGGACCCACCCGGAACCGGTGGACCACTCCGCGCTCGGCTGGCTGATGGACGGGGCCGCCACGCTGCCCGAGCGGTACGGGTACTTCCTCGCCGACACGTGGCGGATGCACCCGGCGCTGTGCGCCGCGGTGTCGAGGCTGTCCTACGACGACCGGCTGCGGTCGGCACCGGCGGCGTCGCGGCGGTCGCTGTCCGGCGTGGAGCCGGGGGTGCACGGGCTGCTGGTCGAGCACGGCGGCAACGCGGTGCGGTCGGCGGCGGAGGCGGCGGTTGTCGCCGACCTGGTGCACGACCTGGTGGGCCGGTGGTGGACCGACCCGGGCGACGCCGACGCATCGACCGGCCGACCGCTGCGGCCGGAGGACGTGCTGGTGGTGGCCGCGTACAACGCGCAGGTGTCGGCGGTGAACCAGGCGCTGGCCGAGGCCGGGCTGCACGGCGTACCCGTCGGCACCGTCGACAAGTTCCAGGGACGGCAGGCGCCGGTCGCGATCCTCACCACGGCTGCGTCGTCACCGGTCGACGTGCGCCGGGGCATGGGGTTCCTGCTCAACCGGAACCGGCTCAACGTCGCGGTGTCCCGCGGGCAGTGGTGCTCGTTCGTGGTCCGCTCGACCGCGCTGACCGACTACCTCCCTGGCCGGCCGGCGCAGCTCGCGGAGCTCGGGGCGTTCATCGCCCTGAGCACCAGCCATGTGGTGCACCTCGAGCGGTCGGTGGTGCAGGTCGCCTTCTAGCCGGCACCAGGGCCGTGACCAGGGCCGTGACCAGGGCCGTCACCAGGCGTGCACACCGAGCACCAGGCGGCCGACCGCATCGAGGCCGTCCACGCGGCGCAGGCGCGGGTGGGCCACCAGGTCGGCCGGCAGCTCGACGGTCGGGTCCATCGCCACCGTCGACGTCCCCGCTGCGAGCGCGGCCCGGACGCCGGTCGGCGAGTCCTCGACCGCGATGCAACGGCGGGGATCGACCGCCAGCGCCTCGGCAGCGTGCAGGTACGGATCCGGCGACGGTTTGGGCCGGCCGGGCCCGTCGCCGCTGACCACCGCGGTGAACACGTCGGCGGGAGCAGACGCCACCACGGCGTCGACCACCACAGAGTGGGTGGCGGACACCAGCGCCAACGGGATGCTGGAGTGGTGCAGCGCCGCCAGCAGGTGCCGGGCGCCCGGTCGCCACGGCATGCCACGGCGCAGCACGCCACCGACGTCGCGGTGCAGCCGCGCCACCACCTCGGCCTCCGTGAGCGGCACACCGCGGCGCAGCACCTCGGCCACCAGGGCCGGGACGGACCAGCCGACGATCGCCGCGTCGTCCACCGGGTGCCACGGATGGCCGTGCTCGCGCACCAGGGTGCCGACGGCCGCCGACCACATCGGCTCGGAGTCGATCAGGGTGCCGTCCAGGTCGAACAGCACCGCGGCCGGCCGTTCGTCGTCCCACGGCAGCGCCCGACCCGCCGCGGCGCCGGCCGCGGCGCCCCGCGGTCCAGGTCCCGGACCCGGCCCAGACCCAGACCCAGGCCCGCTCAGGAGATCAGCCACGTCCGGCGCTTCAGGTAGCGGGCCGCCACCTCCACCGTTCCGGAGGTCTGCTCCGCCCACAGGTCGGCGGGCAGCGCATCGGCACGGTGGGTGGTGGTCCACCCGAGCATCTGGAGCCGGCGCACCATCGAGAAGGCGCAGGCCCGGTTCAGCTGCTGCGTGGTCAGGGGGCGGACCTGCTGGTAGCCGGCGAGCCACTCGGCCGCCATCGCGCGGGCGTAGGGGACGTGCTCGAGGAAGGTCAGGGACGCGGCGAAGTCGTACCCGAACCAGCCGTAGCCGCAGTCGTCGAAGTCGATCACCGTGAGGCTGTACCCGTCCGTCATGACGTTGGACGGCCGGAGGTCGGCGTGGATCAGGCCCCAGTCGGGGCCGCCGACGCGGACGTCGGCCAGCGCGTCGAGCGCCGCGGCCTGCGCCCGGTCCAGCAGCGCGACCTCACCGGGGGTCAGCGGCGCGTCCTCCCAGCGGCCCCACCGGGCGGTCTCGCCGAGCATGTCCCGCAGCGTCCACGCGTGCCGCCGGAACGGCGTCGGCGGCCGCCAGCGCGAGGCGTGCTCGTGCAGCAGCGCCGTGGTGCCGCCGATCTCTGCGTAGAAGGGCACCGGGTCGGCGGCGTCCTCCAGCACGTCGCCCTCGATGAAGGCGAAGGACACGCAGGTCCACGGCGTGCCGTCGTCGTCCCGGACGGTGGCGACGTAGGTGCCGGCGGCCGTCGTCAGGCCGGTGGGGACTCGCGCCACGCGGGCGGCGGCGAGCGCGGCGACCCACGCGAGCTCGGACTCGAACGCCAGGGCGTCGCCCATGTAGCCGGGCCGGGCCACCCGGGTGACGGCGACGGGTTCGCCGTGCTCCCGGACCAGGAACGTCGCGTTCTCCGAGACGGTGATCAGCGTGACCGTCGAGTCGGCCGCGAATCCCCAGGCCTCGAGCACGCCGTCGCGCAGCCACGACGGCGCGGGCGCTCCCTTCGACAGCTCGTCGAACACGGCGAGGGTCGGTGCGCTGCGCAGGATCTGGTCGGTCATCGTCTGCCCCTGAACGGCGGGACCGCACGCCTGGAGGCGGCGGCCGGGCGGGAGAGGCGGGCCGGGCGGCGCCGCCATCCTCGGCCCGCGGCGTGCTGCGGCGCCAGGGGCCGCGGCCAGAGTTCACGATGTTGTAACGACCGGGCACGGCGTTGACCGGCCATTTACATCGGGCGGCCGTGCGTTAACGCAGTCCTTACGCGCAGGTATCAGGACGTGCGCACGACGAGCACAGGATGACCTCGTCAGCAGAGGCGGGCCGGGCGGCTCCCCTGCCCGACGAACGCCGCACCGTCGCACCGCACGAGCCCGCGCTCGGCCTCGGCGGTGCGCCCGTCGGCATGCCCGAGAGGACCACGGCCGTGGCCACGCGCTCGACGATCATGGACACCAACGCCTACCGAGCGGACTCCGGGGTGCCGCTGTCGCCCCGGACGGCACAGCTGGTGGCGCGTCGGCAGGACGTGCTCGGGCCGTCGTACCGGCTGTTCTACCGGCGGCCGGTGCACCTGGTGTCCGGGCACGGCGCGCACCTGGTGGACGCCGACGGGGCGGACTACCTGGACGTCTACAACAACGTGGCGTCCGTCGGGCACGCCCATCCGCGGGTGGCGGCGGCGATCGCCGAGCAGGCCGCGACGCTGAACACGCACACGCGGTACCTGCACGACGGGATCGTCGGCTACGGGGAGCAGCTGCTGGCGCTCCTGCCCGAGCAGATCGACCGGGTGATGTTCTGCTGCACCGGCTCGGAGGCCAACGACCTGGCCGTCCGAGTGGCGCAGACCGCCACCGGCGGGACCGGCGTGGTCGTCACCGCGGAGGCGTACCACGGGAACACGGCGCTGACCTCGGGGATGTCGCCGGCGCTCGGCACGGCGCAGCCGCTGGGCACCGACGTGCGCGTGGTGCCGGCGCCGGACCTGTACCGGGTGCGGGTGGGCGACCCCGGCGACCCCGCGGCGCTGGGCCGCTGGATGGCCGACCAGGTGCGGACGCAGATCGCCGACCTGGAGCGGCACGGCATCCGGTTCGCGGCGTTCCTGGCCGACTCGATCTTCAGCTCCGACGGCGTGCACCCCGACCCGGCCGGGTACCTGCGGCCGGTCGTCGAGGCGGTGCACCAGGCCGGGGGCGTGTGGATCGCCGACGAGGTGCAGCCGGGGTTCGCCCGGACCGGCGAGGCGTTCTGGGGGTTCGACCGCCACGGGGTTGTGCCGGACCTGGTGACGACGGGCAAGCCGATGGCCAACGGCATCCCCATGTCGGCGCTGGCGGCACGGAGCGAGGTGCTCGCACCGTTCGGCGAGCAGATCCCGTACTTCAACACCTTCGGCGGCAACCCCGTGGCGATGGCCGCGGCACAGGCGGTGCTGGACGTGATCCACGACGAGGGGCTGCAGCGGCATGCCGCGACCGTCGGCGCGCGCCTGCTGACCGAGCTGCGGCACCTGGCGGCCGACCACCCGAGCGTCGGCGACGTGCGCGGGGCCGGGCTGTACATCGGCGTGGACCTGGTGCAGGACCCGGTGACGCGGGCGCCGGACACCGCCACGGCGCTCGACGTGGTCGAGGGGCTGCGCGACCGGTACGTGCTCACCAGCGTGTGCGGGCCCGGCAACGTGCTGAAGCTGCGGCCTCCGCTGGTGTTCGACGACGACGACGTCGACCGGCTGTGCACCGAGCTGGACGAGGTGCTGACGGAGGTGGAGCACCGGCCCGCACGGCACTGACCACGCGCAGCGCACGTCGCTGGACTGCACGTCGCTGCGTCGCATGTCGCTGCACCGCACGTCCCTGTAGCTCACCGAACCGGGAGGACAGATGGCCATCACCAGCACCACCGACACCGGGACCGATGCCGCCGCGGGCGGCACCACCGTCTCGGGAGTGACCTACGCCCGGGCGGACGCCGGCTACTTCGACAAGCGGCAGCTGCAGCGCAGCGCCGGGTTCTGGGGGCTGTGGGGCATCGCCATCGCGGCCGTCGTCTCCGGGGACTTCTCCGGGTGGAACTTCGGCATCGGCCAGGCCGGCTGGGGCGGGTTCATGCTCGCCGCCGTGCTGGTCGCCGTCATGTACGGCGCGATGCTGTTCAGCATCGGGGAGATGAGCGCCGCGATGCCGCACACCGGCGGCGCGTACTCGTTCGCCCGTGCCGCGATGGGTCCGTGGGGCGGGTTCGTCACCGGCCTGGCGGAGACGGTGGAGTACGTGATGACCACGGCGGTGGTCGTCTACTTCTCGGCCGGGTACGCCGACCAGATCACGCAGGACCTGTTCGGCCTGTCGCTGCCCGTGTGGGTGTGGTGGGCGATCCTGTACGGCGCCTTCCTGGCGCTGAACGCCGCCGGAGCGGAGACCAGCTTCAAGTTCGCGATCGTCGTCTCGATCATCTCCCTCGCGGTGCTGGTGGTGTTCGGCGTGATGGCGGCGTTCTCGTCGCACCTGAGCCTCGGCTCGCTGCTCGACATCACGCCCGACGCCGGCCAGTCGACGTTCCTGCCGCACGGCCTGACGCCGGTGTTCTTCGCGCTGCCGTTCGCCATGTGGCTGTTCCTCGGCATCGAGGAGCTGCCGCTGGCCGCCGAGGAGTCGCACACGCCCAGCCGGGACATCCCGCGGGCGGGGCTGTGGGGGTTGGGGACGCTCATCGTCTCCGCGCTCGTCGTCGTCGTGCTCAACCCGGCCGTCACAGGTGCGAACGCCCTGGGCACGTCGGCGGAGCCGCTGCTCGACGGGTTCCGCGCCATGCTGCCGACCGGCAACGTGGCCGCCATCCTCTCGGCGTTCGCCCTGGTGGGGCTGCTGGCGTCGACGCAGGGGATCATGTTCGCCTACGGCCGGAACATCTACTCGCTGTCCCGTGCCGGCTACTACCCCAAGGTGCTGTCGCTGACCGGTGCACGCCGCACGCCGTGGGTGGCGCTGCTGGTCGGCGCGGTGGTCGGGTTCGTCTCGCTGGTGCTGGTGCAGTACGGCATCTCCGCCGCGGGGCCGATCG from Cellulomonas sp. NTE-D12 encodes:
- a CDS encoding AzlD domain-containing protein; translation: MIAHGTLIGVAVAVGAATYAFRAAGPWLGERLRIPEAVEQLMADSAVVLLTALVVVATFFDGHAFAGPSRVIGVAVGAVLAWRRASFVLVVVAAAGTTAVLRLLGMP
- a CDS encoding amino acid permease, giving the protein MAITSTTDTGTDAAAGGTTVSGVTYARADAGYFDKRQLQRSAGFWGLWGIAIAAVVSGDFSGWNFGIGQAGWGGFMLAAVLVAVMYGAMLFSIGEMSAAMPHTGGAYSFARAAMGPWGGFVTGLAETVEYVMTTAVVVYFSAGYADQITQDLFGLSLPVWVWWAILYGAFLALNAAGAETSFKFAIVVSIISLAVLVVFGVMAAFSSHLSLGSLLDITPDAGQSTFLPHGLTPVFFALPFAMWLFLGIEELPLAAEESHTPSRDIPRAGLWGLGTLIVSALVVVVLNPAVTGANALGTSAEPLLDGFRAMLPTGNVAAILSAFALVGLLASTQGIMFAYGRNIYSLSRAGYYPKVLSLTGARRTPWVALLVGAVVGFVSLVLVQYGISAAGPIVLNIAVWGAVISYLLQMTSYVLLRVRFPGAARPYRSPVGIPGAVVAGLMSAAIFVGVMLNRDYRSAIVAIAVVFVVGLGAFALWGRTRLVLSPEEEYALAGGLRAGAADGTTTAGAGAVAAAADEAAPDDEPEPAVV
- a CDS encoding AzlC family ABC transporter permease, translating into MTQDAPVEVPDEPAGHPLRGAVRTLGRAQVRDILLLCVADGLVGASFGAITVAAGMPWWYPTLLSVVVFAGAGQFLVVGVLAAGGSPVAAAAAAILVNARHIPFGFAVRDAVGSGLLRRLVGTHVMIDESVAWALAQPTPARRRAAFWLCGSLLFVFWNVGVGLGALGGSALTDTSALGLDAAFPAVLLALVMPSLRQRRTRRAAVVGAGVAVASTPLLPAGLPVLLALAGLAARGRARTAGLDAAGRPTTETTTDGPATAGPTAPGSAADDDALGGSS
- a CDS encoding HAD family phosphatase; translated protein: MLFDLDGTLIDSEPMWSAAVGTLVREHGHPWHPVDDAAIVGWSVPALVAEVLRRGVPLTEAEVVARLHRDVGGVLRRGMPWRPGARHLLAALHHSSIPLALVSATHSVVVDAVVASAPADVFTAVVSGDGPGRPKPSPDPYLHAAEALAVDPRRCIAVEDSPTGVRAALAAGTSTVAMDPTVELPADLVAHPRLRRVDGLDAVGRLVLGVHAW
- a CDS encoding phosphotransferase, producing MTDQILRSAPTLAVFDELSKGAPAPSWLRDGVLEAWGFAADSTVTLITVSENATFLVREHGEPVAVTRVARPGYMGDALAFESELAWVAALAAARVARVPTGLTTAAGTYVATVRDDDGTPWTCVSFAFIEGDVLEDAADPVPFYAEIGGTTALLHEHASRWRPPTPFRRHAWTLRDMLGETARWGRWEDAPLTPGEVALLDRAQAAALDALADVRVGGPDWGLIHADLRPSNVMTDGYSLTVIDFDDCGYGWFGYDFAASLTFLEHVPYARAMAAEWLAGYQQVRPLTTQQLNRACAFSMVRRLQMLGWTTTHRADALPADLWAEQTSGTVEVAARYLKRRTWLIS
- a CDS encoding aspartate aminotransferase family protein — translated: MTSSAEAGRAAPLPDERRTVAPHEPALGLGGAPVGMPERTTAVATRSTIMDTNAYRADSGVPLSPRTAQLVARRQDVLGPSYRLFYRRPVHLVSGHGAHLVDADGADYLDVYNNVASVGHAHPRVAAAIAEQAATLNTHTRYLHDGIVGYGEQLLALLPEQIDRVMFCCTGSEANDLAVRVAQTATGGTGVVVTAEAYHGNTALTSGMSPALGTAQPLGTDVRVVPAPDLYRVRVGDPGDPAALGRWMADQVRTQIADLERHGIRFAAFLADSIFSSDGVHPDPAGYLRPVVEAVHQAGGVWIADEVQPGFARTGEAFWGFDRHGVVPDLVTTGKPMANGIPMSALAARSEVLAPFGEQIPYFNTFGGNPVAMAAAQAVLDVIHDEGLQRHAATVGARLLTELRHLAADHPSVGDVRGAGLYIGVDLVQDPVTRAPDTATALDVVEGLRDRYVLTSVCGPGNVLKLRPPLVFDDDDVDRLCTELDEVLTEVEHRPARH
- a CDS encoding TM0106 family RecB-like putative nuclease, coding for MVLDDGTLAFSASDLSAAAACEFAVLRTLDGLLGRGAPVRAAADVMLERVARLGGEHEQRVLRSLVREHGVWSPGGSGGVAQLARPERYDVRDALVAGHARTVELLRDGPDVLYQAGFFDGRFVGWADFLVRTADGWQVVDAKLARNAAVVAVLQLAAYADQLERSGMPLAPTVRLVLGDGSSTEHRLADVVPVYRQRRARLQALLDGHRLGDRPVMWGDERFHACGRCDVCAPEAAAARDLLLVAGVFAGQREKLRAAGVRTIDELAAGDGPVPGMSDGSVRRLRLQARLQVAQEHGTVGTGLPEGAGLERGIAVTLADADAVAATLPPPDPGDIFFDFEGDPLWYDAAAAGSDAWGLEYLFGVVELPSEPGAEPVFRPFWAHSRAEEREALVAFLDYLGRRRAQHPGMHVYHYAPYERVALLRLAGRHGVGEAVVDALLREGVLVDLYASVRAGVRTGQPSYSLKQLEPLYMPEHRTGEVTTAAASIVEYAEAVAARDAGRLDEWRARVEEIGRYNEYDCLSTLGLRDWLLAHLAAAGRGPARAVVTGPAGAEAVGARLVGGGEGVGAAADDEKASADAALTALEQRLMDAAGPGPGEGVAREPDRQAIALVAAALRYHRREELPFWWAHFDRLSSEPADWTDRRNTFVAEAVEVQQRWMSVGRQLPRRRLSMTGRLEPGSELRPGSAVYGLYDPPAPVGAHGSVDGSRGWRTQLLVLEVAPQDGHDVLLVEERLGKQEAPFDELPMALVPAPGPGTGPLRDAVRSLAEQVADSLPGLPDGAATDLARRRAPQDQGRRDLVLPRAEGPDDLPNTLVKALHQLGSSYLAVQGPPGTGKTHTGAQVIADLVAEGWRVGVVAQSHAVVENLLRCVAAAGVDPAAIGKQPSTEQMVAHGGPDPQAPWTWLRTDAAIAAFEDGHGGSGWVLGGTAWTFTNPNRLPDEPLDLLVVDEAGQFSLANTFAVAGAARRLLLLGDPQQLPQVSQGTHPEPVDHSALGWLMDGAATLPERYGYFLADTWRMHPALCAAVSRLSYDDRLRSAPAASRRSLSGVEPGVHGLLVEHGGNAVRSAAEAAVVADLVHDLVGRWWTDPGDADASTGRPLRPEDVLVVAAYNAQVSAVNQALAEAGLHGVPVGTVDKFQGRQAPVAILTTAASSPVDVRRGMGFLLNRNRLNVAVSRGQWCSFVVRSTALTDYLPGRPAQLAELGAFIALSTSHVVHLERSVVQVAF